The DNA sequence CCAGTGTTTTATATTCCTGAAGGAGTTTAGACGCCGTCTTAGGACCAATTCCGGCAACACCGGGAATATTATCCGCCGAATCGCCTATCAGGGATAGATAATCAACAATCTGCTCAGGCCAGACTCCCCGGTCATTAAAAACACCTTCCCGGTCTACTTCCAGGAGATTGCCATTATCAAATTTAATGATACCTACTCCATCCCCGGCAAACTGAAGGAGGTCTTTGTCTCCTGTAATGATAAAACAGGGACGTCCTTCCTGCCTTGATTTGACTGCCAGGGTTCCCATCAGGTCGTCCGCTTCGTATCCATCAACCCTCAGGGTAGGAATTCCCATAAGCTCAAGAATCTCTTCGATCACCGGGATTTGCTCAAAAAGATCATCCGGTGACTTATCCCGGGTCGCTTTATAGGCAGGGTACATTTCATGGCGGAAGGTTTTTGTTTTAGAATCCATAAGGACCACAAATCGTTCGGTTTTCCGTTTTTCAAGAATGCTCAGCATGGTCCGGATAAATCCGAAAACAGCAGAAATGTTTTTACCCTCGGCGTTACGCAAGGGTGAACGGATAAATCCAAAATATGATCTGTATATAAGGCTGTATCCGTCCAGGAGATAAAGAGTTTCTTTCATAATGTTATGTCTATCAGCCGCGGGGCTGCTTCCTTTTTGTGAGATTTGATAGAGATTTTACCCCGGCTACGCAGCCTTTCTTTTTCAAGCTGCATCATCCCTGAGCGCAAAGTGTCGCATCCTTCCCTACGGAGGAAGGCCGATTCATGCCTGATAGTTGCAAGCTCCATCAGTTCTGAGTCAGCCTGCTCCTTCAGAATCGGAGCTTGGGAAAGCCAGAGACGAATAATCTTTTCCTGATTTAATATTTTAAGGGAGAGTCTTTTTTCTTCGATCAGGACCTGGCTCAGTTTCGCCTTAAGGGGATTTCCAGCCAGCAGAATGAGTTGTTTTATGATTGAATTATATATTGAATAATCAGAATTAAGAGTCCTGATCAGATTTGAGAACCAGAAGACCTCCACTGCCACCAGGAAAATCCTTTAACCGGCGATGTTGACACCAATGGGAGAAGGTCCTGATGCGGCCTTTCCTTCAATCGATATCCATGCATCACGGAGCTCTGACATCATCCTTCTGATCTCAATCAGGGATTCAGGAGTTTTATCCATATTGGCTTGAAGGAGCTGCTGGTTGAAAAACTTATACAGATTATACAGATTCTGAGCGATTTCACCGCCTTTTTCAAAATCGAGGGAAGCCATAAGTTCTGTGATGATGTCTTGAGTCTTAACAATACAATTATGAACCTTGTCCAGTTTTTTATCGGCTTTCTGCATTTCCTCAGAGGCAATATCCAACTGTTTCACTGCCTCTTCATAAAGCATAACGATCAAACGTCCCTGACTAGCGGTTCGTACTTTAGTCTGATGATAGGCATTTAACGGATTTCTATTCATGTAAGAAAAGCCTCCCTGATTCTTCAGTATATTCTCGGCAGATTTCACTATTTTCTTTATAAAATTTTCGAGGAAAAATGGTTTTTTCCATGGTACAAAACCTAATATTCCTAACCATTAAAATCAACCCTTAAATCTGTCATTCCCATTAAGTCTTTTTTATTCCCTTCAGAATAAAATCTAAAAGCAGTCACCGGCTGCTTTTCATCATTTCCTGCAGATCCACAAATTCATATCCCTGCCTGAGAAGTTCCTCGATGATCATAGGCAGAACCAGAAAAAGATATTCATCCTGTGACTGATTTTTTCCAAGGGTCAAGGGTATTATAGAACCCGGTTTGACCCGGTTAAGGAGTTGTAAAGCCTGATCTACAACATCAAAACGGGATGAATCGACAGGATTTCTGAGGTTCAACCTGTCATACACAGGAATGTCTGTCCCAATAAAAACATACTCCATGGAAGCGCTGATATCCAGAATTGCTGCATTAATAGTGTAGAAAGGAGTATGCCAAAGCATGTCCATCTCTTTTCCCGTGGCAATAAAATAATCATCTTCATTCCGGGCCAGTCCCTTTTTCAAAAAGGTTTTATCTAACTGATACTCCGGATCGGACATGTCAAAATATGTATAAAAAAGGGAGCCAACTCTGTGGCCGGATTCTGCTATTAAACTGGTTTCTCCAGGATTGGCATGAATAAAATCACCATTGATAAAAATGGTCGCCGGGATTTTGTATTGCTCCAGGATACGCAGGACCTCAGGAACTGCTTCAGCTGTATCCACGGCATTGAGAACCAGGGCAATCTCGTTTTTATCTGTAGGAGCGCCGTGATCAAAATACCAGGGATTGCTTCCCGCGTCCCTTTTATGCTGAAGGGAAACATTCCGTGTCTGAGCACCAGAGTAGAGAGGAAGGAAGTCGCTTGTTTTATATCCCTCTATATTCCTGATTTTGAGGGATGACCCGAACCAGCCTCCTCTCTTTTCCTCCAGGTAAATTCGATACTCAGTATTACTCAGATTTGAGGGACCAAGTTCCACCCTGGATTTTTGAGGCAACCAGCTCAGGGCTTCATTGTATTTATACCATAAATCTTCGCATTGACCGTACAATTCTCCTGTAAGAGAAAAACCTGCCTGGCTGATCTGGCTGAGTCCGATATTCTCGGACACTCCTGAATCGGTATTTATTCTTCTGATTGTATCACGCCCTGCGCTGATATAGGAGTCACTCCTCCAGTAAAAAGCAAGGCTTCGATGATGAATCAGAGTTTTCAGGACTGTAAGAGAAGCCGTATTATAGATTTCAACTGAGCCGGATCTCAAAAGTGCAAATTGCATACCACCGGAATCAGAAGAAAGTCCAAAAATATCTCCTGATGCTAATTCCCGAAATCCCTGATCTTTCCCATCTTTGTAAGTCAAGACCTGACCTGTATTATCCCTTCGGTTGCGAAGAAAAAGCAGCAGAGTTCCGTCGTGAAGCCACAGAACTGTCTCAATCCGGGTATTCACAGAGCTGTAAAGGACCGGTGCCTGCTGAAAGTCCCGATTCTGGGAGGGATCATTATTCAGTGAAAATATCATTCCGTCAGATCCGTTTTTAAGGAGAAAGAGTCTCTTTCCATCCCTATCCAGGGAGTGGGAATCAAAAGCAGGATCATATGCAATGGGGATGCGGCCCCAGACAACTCCCTTACGGAAGGGATCAGAATAAAATGACCTGGTAAAAAACTCCGTGCTATGCACCCTGAAGAGCAGTCTGTCTTTCAGGATAAAAAGATAATTTCCGGGATTCCAGTGAACCGATTGTATGTCCTGGAAACCAATACTGCGGAAAGATTCTGCAGGGATGCGTCCTGCCTGATACTGATCAATTGAAAAGTAATAGAGATCTCTGCCCCGTCTATAAATGAAATATTTGGAATCAGGAGACCATTTCACCAGTTTTTCGATGTATTCATGTCTCAATTTGCTGGTGATACTCAAAGAAACATCCATTTCCCGGTCGTAAAGGATAAGAGAGGCTCCTTCTTCGTCCTCCTGAATGAAGACTCCATAACGTCCATCCGGACTCATTTCAAGAGGCTTCAGGGAGAGGGGAGACAGAGGATTACCATCGGAAAAGGAGGAGATAAAATTGTTTTCCTTCCAGTTTCCAATCTCCTCATCATAGCTGAAACATCCGAACTGATTATAAATCATCAGTTCCCTTCTCAGAGGGAAATAAAAGGATCTTTCCGGATAGAGGGTCAGGGCTTCAACATGAAGTGAATCCGCATTCCCCCTGACGAGAGTCTTGTATGACACACCCGAAGTGGAAGGGTTATTGACGGAAAGTATGATTTCATTTTTTTTGTTGATTTCTGGATCCGAGAACTGAAGTTTTCTGTTTTGAGCCTGAATCAAAAGAGATGGGAAGATTAGAAGTATGAATAATATGGTTTTTCTATGCATATTCTGTCTATTATCGGTCAGTTGTACCTATAAAAAGAGAAGATATCCCATTTACCCAAACTTAGTTAATGAGATGCTTTTGACAGGAAGGTTTCCAATTCCTCTTCCAGGTGATCAAGACAGCTTTCAAGTTTCTCTAACTCTATAAGCCGGTCTTCCAACTGAATCTTTTCGAGTTTATCCATGGATTGATTCAGGACCTGTGACATATCAGTTCTATTCTCGAGACTCTTCCCGCACCAGGGACAAAAACTGTAACATGAACCGGTTAACTTACCGCAGTAGGAGCAGAATTTTACTTCATCCATAGGGTCTCCTTAATAAAAACTGAAAAATCATAGCTTAAATATTAACCAGATCTACCAAAATCTCAATAGATTTATAAGCTTCCTCGCTTAAATCGTCTTTTTTCAGAAAACCTCTGATCAGAGCATCTGCGACCGGGATTCCAGGATCTCCGTCTTCCTGATACTGTTTTTCAAGGATATCTTTCCTGAACCCCTTATGCCCGTCAATAATCTGCTCCATCCGGTCGGAACCAATTCTTTTTTTCTTCCATTTCCCAAATTCTCGGTACAAAAGTTCCAACTCTGAATCCTGAGCTGCCTTAAAGGCTATTTTTTTGAGCCGATTCAACTCAGCAAGTACTTTTTTTGAATATTCAACCATAATTATAATAGCTCCGATGCCAGTTCTGCCAGGGGACTTCTTTCTGAGTGTCCCAATGTAATATGACCAGCAATATCAACATCCCGAAAGGCCTCAACCAGACAGGTTAAACCGTTCGATTCTGCATCCAGATAGGGATTATCAATCTGGTGAGGGTCTCCGGTGAGAACAACCTTTGTTCCTTCTCCGGCCCTGCTGACAATTGTTTTTATCTCGTGAGGACTCAGATTTTGTGCCTCATCAATGATGATAAATTGACGAGGCAAAGAACGTCCTCTTATATAGGTGAGAGCTTCTATCTCAATGATCTTATTATTCAGAACCTGATCAATGCTCTTTAAATTCTGCTTGTGGGCGACCTCTATGATGTATTCCAGATTATCAAAAAGTGGTTGCATCCAGTGACTCATTTTCTGGCTTTTTGCACCTGGAAGATATCCGATATCCTTTCCCATTGGTATGATGGGTCGGCTCAATAACACCCTGGTATAGTCTTTCTCCTCCATAGTAATATACAGACCTGCCGCCAGGGAAAGCAGAGTTTTCCCGGTTCCGGCTTTTCCAATAAGAGTAACAAGTTTTATATCATTATTGAGAAGGAGATCCAGTGCGATTCTTTGCTGCGGGTTAAGAGGGCGTATGCCAAGAACCGGTTCAATCGAGGACTCTACAGCTTTCAGCAAACCAGATGCCGCATCCCAGCGGGCAATATGGAAAGCCTTTGAATTACTCTTTTCTTTCAAAACTAAATACTGGTTTGGAAAAACATTAACATCCTTAAGAGTCGCTTCCCCGGTCTTTCTTAACTCATCCATGACCTGTTTTTCACCATGGAGTTCTCTGAAGCCATCATAGAGGTACTGGATATTGACTTTGTGCTTTTCGTAGTCTACAGCATGAATACCGATGGAAATGGCTTTTATCCTGGCATTAATATCCTTGGAAACAAAAAAAACATCCGGATGCTTATGCTGCAGGTATTTGGCACAAAGAATGATCTTGTTATCCATTTTTGCAGAGGTCAGTGATTCTTCAACAGACCGGTCAAAATCAAGGCTGACCCTGAGAGTCCCACCATTTTCAAGCTTAACGCCATGCTGCAGATTTCCATGACGACTGATCTCATTTAAGAAACGGAGAGCTGCACGAACACTCCGGCCACGGCCTTCATGCTCGCTTTTGAGTTTATCTAATTCCTCAAGTACCCAGATGGGAATAACAATGTCACTGTCTTTGAAAGACATGATGGCATCAGGCCTATGAATCAGAACATTGGTGTCTATCACGAAGGTCTTTTTCTTGTCTCTCATCAATGGAAACTCCCGTTAGATATGTGTCTTAATTATAGAATTATTCTGTTTTAGTAGCAATCGTTTTACAATCTTTATGATTCTCACGGGAATAGAGGAAATTAAGCAAATCTCTATTCAAATAGTGTAAAGGAAATTCTCCTATATTTAAAACGTTGTTTTAATTTTTTATATCAAATTGACAAAAGAAGAATAATGCGAGTATTCTTTGGTCGTTATGTATATTGTAATACTAGGTGCCGGTCTTGTGGGAACACAGCTAGCCAGGCAATTGATACTGGAAAAGAAGGACGTGGCTCTCATAGAGAGAGACTCTGAAAAAGCCAGAAATGCGGCGAACAAACTGGACTGTCTTGTCATCAATGATGAGGGGAACAGCCTCGAAGGTCTGACCAAGGCTGGCATCCAGAAAGCGGACATCTTTGTCAGTGTGACTGACAGTGATGAGACGAATCTCATCTCCTGCGGTCTCGTTTCTGCTGAATTCGGGAAGGTTAAAACCATAGCCAGAGTCCGAAATCTGGACTATTCCAGGACCAAGATGATCTCTAATTCCTTTTTGGGGATTGATTTTGTTATTAATCCCGAAATAGAAGCCGCCAGGATCATCAGTTATGCTGTCAGTCACGGTGCCCGCAGCGACATCATGCTCTTTGAGAACACGAGCCTACAGATGCGGAACCTGACAATCAGGCCTCTCTCCGCCTTTATAGGCCAGAGCCTTAAGTCGGTACGCCAGCATATGGATTTTGCATTTCTCATAGCCGCGATTCTCAGGGATGAGAATTATATCATCCCCTCGGGTGATACAATTATCCATGAGAGAGATCAGCTCTATATCATTTCTTCAGAAAAAGGATTTGAAACCATTTTCAAACTGGAGGATCTAAAGAAATCGGAGCTGAACAGGATTACTCTTATCGGAGGGGGCCATATCTCTGCTTATGTGGTCGATGAACTGACAAGTCAGGAAAACAGCAACCTGTCCCTCCTGGGGAAAACCCGCTTAGGCCGCCTATTTAATAAAAAGCAAAAAAAATCT is a window from the Oceanispirochaeta sp. genome containing:
- the trkA gene encoding Trk system potassium transporter TrkA; amino-acid sequence: MYIVILGAGLVGTQLARQLILEKKDVALIERDSEKARNAANKLDCLVINDEGNSLEGLTKAGIQKADIFVSVTDSDETNLISCGLVSAEFGKVKTIARVRNLDYSRTKMISNSFLGIDFVINPEIEAARIISYAVSHGARSDIMLFENTSLQMRNLTIRPLSAFIGQSLKSVRQHMDFAFLIAAILRDENYIIPSGDTIIHERDQLYIISSEKGFETIFKLEDLKKSELNRITLIGGGHISAYVVDELTSQENSNLSLLGKTRLGRLFNKKQKKSLQIIEKDYERCKELAERFPQILVTHADVTDDSFNEEEFLAGTDLIITATNNQELNIITAIYAKTLGVDKAMALVVRNSYRNMAHNLNVDVTVCLNDTVVNSILKIIRKGNIKNVHALSGGKLEVVEFQIEEHSPIAGKRINELKLPENSLVIFLSHNGQDIIPTGDTVIGFNDYVVLILERESVSRIEKLISG
- a CDS encoding PhoH family protein, which encodes MRDKKKTFVIDTNVLIHRPDAIMSFKDSDIVIPIWVLEELDKLKSEHEGRGRSVRAALRFLNEISRHGNLQHGVKLENGGTLRVSLDFDRSVEESLTSAKMDNKIILCAKYLQHKHPDVFFVSKDINARIKAISIGIHAVDYEKHKVNIQYLYDGFRELHGEKQVMDELRKTGEATLKDVNVFPNQYLVLKEKSNSKAFHIARWDAASGLLKAVESSIEPVLGIRPLNPQQRIALDLLLNNDIKLVTLIGKAGTGKTLLSLAAGLYITMEEKDYTRVLLSRPIIPMGKDIGYLPGAKSQKMSHWMQPLFDNLEYIIEVAHKQNLKSIDQVLNNKIIEIEALTYIRGRSLPRQFIIIDEAQNLSPHEIKTIVSRAGEGTKVVLTGDPHQIDNPYLDAESNGLTCLVEAFRDVDIAGHITLGHSERSPLAELASELL
- the fliS gene encoding flagellar export chaperone FliS, whose translation is MNRNPLNAYHQTKVRTASQGRLIVMLYEEAVKQLDIASEEMQKADKKLDKVHNCIVKTQDIITELMASLDFEKGGEIAQNLYNLYKFFNQQLLQANMDKTPESLIEIRRMMSELRDAWISIEGKAASGPSPIGVNIAG
- a CDS encoding 5'-3' exonuclease H3TH domain-containing protein: MKETLYLLDGYSLIYRSYFGFIRSPLRNAEGKNISAVFGFIRTMLSILEKRKTERFVVLMDSKTKTFRHEMYPAYKATRDKSPDDLFEQIPVIEEILELMGIPTLRVDGYEADDLMGTLAVKSRQEGRPCFIITGDKDLLQFAGDGVGIIKFDNGNLLEVDREGVFNDRGVWPEQIVDYLSLIGDSADNIPGVAGIGPKTASKLLQEYKTL
- a CDS encoding polysaccharide deacetylase family protein — translated: MHRKTILFILLIFPSLLIQAQNRKLQFSDPEINKKNEIILSVNNPSTSGVSYKTLVRGNADSLHVEALTLYPERSFYFPLRRELMIYNQFGCFSYDEEIGNWKENNFISSFSDGNPLSPLSLKPLEMSPDGRYGVFIQEDEEGASLILYDREMDVSLSITSKLRHEYIEKLVKWSPDSKYFIYRRGRDLYYFSIDQYQAGRIPAESFRSIGFQDIQSVHWNPGNYLFILKDRLLFRVHSTEFFTRSFYSDPFRKGVVWGRIPIAYDPAFDSHSLDRDGKRLFLLKNGSDGMIFSLNNDPSQNRDFQQAPVLYSSVNTRIETVLWLHDGTLLLFLRNRRDNTGQVLTYKDGKDQGFRELASGDIFGLSSDSGGMQFALLRSGSVEIYNTASLTVLKTLIHHRSLAFYWRSDSYISAGRDTIRRINTDSGVSENIGLSQISQAGFSLTGELYGQCEDLWYKYNEALSWLPQKSRVELGPSNLSNTEYRIYLEEKRGGWFGSSLKIRNIEGYKTSDFLPLYSGAQTRNVSLQHKRDAGSNPWYFDHGAPTDKNEIALVLNAVDTAEAVPEVLRILEQYKIPATIFINGDFIHANPGETSLIAESGHRVGSLFYTYFDMSDPEYQLDKTFLKKGLARNEDDYFIATGKEMDMLWHTPFYTINAAILDISASMEYVFIGTDIPVYDRLNLRNPVDSSRFDVVDQALQLLNRVKPGSIIPLTLGKNQSQDEYLFLVLPMIIEELLRQGYEFVDLQEMMKSSR